Proteins co-encoded in one Bradyrhizobium sp. 170 genomic window:
- a CDS encoding CsbD family protein, protein MDKDRIVGSAKDFAGRVESTVGDIAGDAKTQAEGSAREAAGTVQNLYGQAKDAARDASDAAVNYAKDAYENSGDTVRSGQQALAKTVRENPLGALLVAGGIGFTLALLMTRPPRRPPPRWRYYG, encoded by the coding sequence ATGGACAAGGATCGGATTGTCGGCTCGGCCAAGGACTTTGCCGGTAGGGTCGAAAGCACTGTCGGCGACATTGCTGGCGATGCGAAGACGCAAGCCGAGGGCAGCGCGCGCGAAGCGGCCGGCACGGTGCAAAATCTCTACGGCCAGGCCAAGGATGCAGCCCGCGACGCCTCGGATGCCGCCGTCAACTATGCCAAGGACGCCTATGAAAACAGCGGTGACACGGTTCGCAGCGGCCAGCAAGCGTTGGCGAAGACCGTGCGGGAAAATCCGCTCGGCGCGCTGCTGGTTGCAGGTGGAATTGGATTTACGCTGGCACTGTTGATGACACGCCCGCCGCGCCGCCCGCCGCCGCGCTGGCGCTACTACGGCTAG
- a CDS encoding TauD/TfdA family dioxygenase yields the protein MTVTIRQLHPHFFGEVSGVDLRSPLTPQEAADIEAGMDKYAVLLFRNQDITDEQQLAFALNFGEREKARGGTITKKEDYRLTSGLNDVSNLGKDGKPLARDNRTHLFNLGNCLWHSDSSFRPIPAKFSLLSARVVNPKGGNTEFADMRAAYDALDDDTKTEIEDMICEHSLMYSRGSLGFLDYSDEEKAMFKPVLQRLVRTHPVHRRKSLYLSSHAGAIKGMSMPEARLLLRDLNEHATQPEFVYVHKWTLHDLVMWDNRQTMHRVRRYDQSQPRDMRRATVAGSEPTVQQQAAE from the coding sequence ATGACGGTCACGATCCGGCAGCTTCATCCGCATTTTTTCGGCGAGGTTTCGGGCGTTGATTTGCGAAGTCCCCTGACGCCGCAGGAGGCGGCCGACATCGAGGCCGGCATGGACAAGTATGCCGTGCTGCTGTTTCGCAACCAGGACATCACGGACGAACAGCAACTGGCCTTTGCGCTGAATTTCGGCGAGCGCGAGAAGGCGCGGGGCGGCACCATCACCAAGAAAGAAGACTACCGCCTGACGTCGGGCCTGAACGACGTTTCCAACCTCGGCAAGGACGGCAAGCCGCTGGCGCGCGACAACCGCACCCATCTGTTCAATCTCGGCAACTGCCTGTGGCATTCCGACAGCTCGTTCCGCCCGATCCCGGCAAAGTTTTCGCTGTTGTCGGCGCGGGTGGTGAACCCCAAGGGCGGCAACACCGAATTCGCCGACATGCGCGCGGCCTATGACGCGCTCGACGACGACACCAAGACCGAGATCGAAGACATGATCTGCGAGCATTCGCTGATGTATTCGCGCGGCTCGCTCGGCTTCCTGGATTATTCCGACGAAGAGAAAGCGATGTTCAAGCCGGTGCTGCAGCGGCTGGTGCGGACCCATCCGGTGCACCGCCGCAAGTCACTGTATCTGTCATCGCATGCCGGCGCCATCAAAGGCATGAGCATGCCCGAGGCGCGGCTGTTGCTGCGCGACCTGAACGAGCACGCCACGCAGCCGGAATTCGTCTACGTCCACAAATGGACCCTGCACGACCTCGTAATGTGGGACAATCGCCAGACCATGCACCGCGTGCGGCGCTACGACCAGTCGCAGCCCCGCGACATGCGCCGCGCGACCGTTGCGGGCAGCGAGCCGACGGTGCAGCAGCAGGCAGCGGAGTAG
- a CDS encoding L,D-transpeptidase, with protein MVNRFTTARSTVAMRRWGSPAAVTLAVMAALTALTADAAARQAARPKPPTEAAAPRDAGEPIMAIVSIKTQQVTIYDADGWILRAPVSTGTTGRETPAGVFAILEKNKDHRSSLYDDAEMPNMQRVTWNGIALHGGPLPGYAASHGCVRMPFGFAEKLFDRTRIGMRVIVSPDNAEPVEFSHPALLVPKAEAIAAAPTRAETLAREAAEAARTAEEAKKAAAAVAREAASLKVSLRKLEGLKTRADAEFAYADKTLAAAKTDEAKARAEDLKQKAAAKAAELANQINTARNDAQSKPGAAAAAKDAAKAAETRKADSAKAANEAKLALEPVSIYISRATQKLYVRRPTHKPAPDGGGIVFDATIEAPVTIRNPERPIGTHVFTAVARNEAGLRWTAVTIDNGDNAKAALDRITIPQEVLDRIAPTALPRSSIVISDEPLSSETNYRTEFVAVLSTEPQGGFVTRRPTPDVLIASDDVQGDNGFGFFNFPRDPYSQTGNTRRRGGGQYYRPAQPGWWQ; from the coding sequence ATGGTGAATCGATTTACGACGGCGCGATCCACCGTGGCGATGCGGCGTTGGGGTTCCCCCGCCGCTGTGACGCTCGCGGTGATGGCCGCATTGACGGCGCTGACTGCCGACGCCGCGGCGAGACAGGCGGCGCGCCCCAAGCCTCCCACCGAGGCGGCGGCGCCGCGCGATGCAGGCGAGCCGATCATGGCGATCGTGTCGATCAAGACCCAGCAGGTCACGATCTACGACGCCGACGGCTGGATCTTGCGCGCGCCGGTTTCGACCGGCACCACGGGACGCGAGACGCCCGCCGGCGTGTTCGCCATTCTCGAGAAGAACAAGGACCACCGCTCGAGCCTCTATGACGATGCCGAGATGCCGAACATGCAGCGCGTCACCTGGAACGGCATCGCGCTGCACGGCGGGCCGCTGCCCGGATATGCGGCCTCGCACGGCTGCGTGCGGATGCCCTTTGGCTTTGCCGAGAAGCTGTTCGACAGGACGCGGATCGGGATGCGGGTAATCGTCTCGCCTGATAACGCCGAGCCGGTCGAGTTCTCCCACCCGGCGCTGTTGGTGCCGAAGGCGGAAGCCATTGCGGCTGCACCGACGCGCGCCGAGACGCTCGCCCGCGAGGCGGCGGAGGCCGCCAGGACGGCCGAAGAGGCGAAGAAAGCCGCCGCGGCTGTGGCGCGCGAGGCGGCGTCGCTCAAGGTGTCGCTGCGCAAGCTGGAGGGGCTCAAGACCCGCGCCGACGCCGAGTTCGCCTACGCCGACAAGACGCTCGCTGCCGCCAAGACCGACGAGGCCAAGGCGCGGGCCGAGGACCTCAAGCAAAAGGCCGCCGCCAAGGCCGCGGAACTGGCGAACCAGATCAACACTGCCAGGAATGACGCGCAGTCGAAACCCGGCGCCGCTGCTGCCGCAAAGGACGCCGCCAAGGCGGCCGAGACCAGGAAGGCCGACAGCGCCAAAGCGGCGAACGAAGCGAAGCTCGCGCTCGAGCCGGTCTCGATCTACATCAGCCGCGCGACGCAGAAGCTTTACGTGCGCCGCCCCACGCATAAGCCGGCACCTGACGGCGGCGGCATCGTGTTCGATGCGACGATTGAGGCTCCGGTCACGATCCGCAATCCCGAAAGACCGATCGGCACGCATGTGTTCACGGCGGTGGCGCGCAACGAGGCGGGCCTGCGCTGGACCGCGGTCACGATCGACAACGGCGACAACGCCAAGGCCGCGCTCGACCGCATCACCATCCCGCAGGAGGTGCTCGATCGCATCGCGCCGACCGCATTACCGCGATCCTCGATCGTCATCTCGGACGAGCCGCTGAGCAGCGAGACCAACTATCGCACCGAGTTCGTCGCGGTGCTGAGCACCGAGCCGCAGGGCGGCTTCGTGACGCGCCGGCCTACGCCCGATGTCCTCATTGCGAGCGACGACGTCCAGGGCGACAACGGCTTCGGCTTCTTCAATTTCCCGCGCGATCCGTACTCCCAAACCGGTAATACGCGCCGCCGCGGCGGCGGCCAGTACTATCGTCCGGCGCAACCGGGCTGGTGGCAGTAA
- a CDS encoding DUF459 domain-containing protein, protein MRKPKSFLHVFTDTGPLVALAVAIALPIGIVGPASAQFFNFGGPSRPAPRSGGSWFGGDFFAPFQQQAPQQAPRQDFSRAPGPAKRDTVPERNVLVLGDAMADWLGYGLEDAYTEQPDMGVIRKHKTVSGLIKYQPRGEPADWAAAAKAILAAEKPDAIVVMLGLNDRVAIREAAPEKKSDKKDDKKDARAKPGDAKPKPESATDTAKADAGKADGTKADTARTDAAKADTAKADDAEDDDAPQIAAPEKSARAGGGLYEFRDERWVELYAKKIEELIGVLKSKGVPVLWVGLPAIRGPKGTSDMLFLDALYRDGAGKAGITYVDVWDGFVDEAGRFLQKGPDFEGQIRQLRTSDGVFFTRPGARKLAHYVEREVTRILASRSGPIAVPIEPTTPDANVVPGQPAPRPLAGPVMPLVASSVGTDQLLGGPGTRPAGVDALAARTLVKGEALAPPAGRADDYAWPRREIGREQAKGDTPVAATSPSGTVAAVPGQKQLLLPPPQQTLQQQKKQPQQPMQIRPAQNNGPSLRDFFGGFGAGGFGAAPRQPAPPAAAPPRGPVAPGAPRPPGSVGRSAEVPPGNLTRF, encoded by the coding sequence ATGCGAAAGCCAAAGTCCTTTTTGCACGTGTTCACCGACACCGGCCCGCTGGTGGCGCTGGCGGTTGCGATCGCGCTCCCGATCGGGATCGTGGGCCCTGCCTCGGCGCAATTCTTCAATTTCGGAGGGCCCTCCCGCCCCGCCCCGCGCAGCGGCGGCAGCTGGTTCGGCGGCGATTTCTTTGCGCCATTCCAGCAGCAGGCCCCGCAACAAGCGCCGCGCCAGGACTTTTCCCGCGCGCCCGGGCCTGCCAAGCGCGACACGGTGCCGGAACGTAACGTGCTGGTGCTCGGCGACGCCATGGCCGACTGGCTCGGCTATGGTCTGGAAGACGCCTATACCGAGCAGCCCGACATGGGCGTGATCCGCAAGCACAAGACCGTCTCCGGCCTGATCAAGTATCAGCCGCGCGGCGAACCCGCCGATTGGGCCGCGGCCGCCAAGGCCATCCTCGCCGCCGAAAAGCCGGACGCCATCGTCGTCATGCTCGGCCTCAACGATCGCGTGGCCATCCGCGAAGCAGCGCCTGAGAAGAAGAGCGACAAGAAAGACGATAAGAAAGACGCGCGCGCCAAGCCGGGCGATGCAAAGCCCAAGCCCGAAAGCGCGACTGATACGGCCAAGGCCGATGCTGGCAAGGCTGATGGAACCAAGGCAGACACTGCCAGGACAGACGCTGCCAAGGCTGATACCGCGAAGGCTGACGATGCCGAGGACGATGATGCGCCGCAAATCGCCGCCCCCGAAAAGAGCGCGCGCGCGGGCGGCGGGCTGTACGAGTTTCGCGACGAGCGCTGGGTCGAACTCTATGCCAAGAAGATCGAAGAGCTGATCGGCGTTCTCAAGAGCAAGGGCGTGCCGGTGCTGTGGGTCGGCCTGCCGGCGATCCGCGGCCCGAAGGGAACGTCCGACATGCTGTTCCTCGATGCGCTGTATCGCGATGGCGCGGGCAAGGCCGGCATCACCTATGTCGATGTCTGGGACGGCTTTGTCGATGAAGCCGGCCGCTTCCTGCAGAAGGGCCCCGACTTCGAAGGCCAGATTCGCCAGCTGCGCACGTCCGACGGCGTCTTTTTCACGAGGCCCGGCGCCCGCAAGCTCGCGCACTATGTCGAGCGCGAGGTGACGCGCATCCTCGCTTCACGCTCGGGGCCGATCGCAGTGCCGATCGAGCCGACAACCCCGGACGCCAATGTCGTTCCAGGTCAACCGGCGCCGCGCCCTCTCGCCGGACCGGTTATGCCGCTGGTGGCCTCTTCCGTCGGCACCGATCAGTTGCTCGGCGGTCCCGGCACGCGCCCGGCCGGGGTGGATGCGCTGGCTGCGCGCACGCTCGTGAAGGGTGAAGCGCTGGCGCCACCGGCTGGCCGCGCCGACGATTACGCCTGGCCGCGCCGGGAAATCGGCCGCGAGCAGGCCAAGGGCGACACGCCGGTAGCAGCCACATCGCCAAGCGGAACGGTGGCGGCAGTGCCCGGACAGAAGCAGCTTTTGCTCCCGCCGCCGCAGCAAACGTTACAACAACAAAAGAAGCAGCCGCAGCAGCCGATGCAGATCCGACCCGCGCAAAACAACGGGCCGTCGCTGCGCGATTTCTTCGGCGGGTTCGGCGCGGGCGGGTTCGGCGCGGCGCCGCGTCAGCCCGCGCCGCCTGCGGCCGCACCGCCGCGTGGACCCGTGGCCCCGGGCGCGCCGCGCCCGCCGGGTAGTGTCGGACGATCGGCCGAGGTCCCGCCGGGCAATCTCACGCGATTCTGA
- a CDS encoding sensor domain-containing diguanylate cyclase produces the protein MLFGRQSDVAGKGWFRRDSGRRPWRLSAKLLIASSIATVIGFSTICASVMLDMRRGEEELARQTLENLAAGIDADISRNIELYDLSLRNVASNLVMPEIMGVSREIQHLILFDHAATARHFGAIQVFDAQGKLTHDAASLDPAPEDRSDEEYFQVHRGTPDAGLYMSRPMLRRGAYSIVLSRRINDTDGGFLGVVVGSIRFTYFHDLFGRLTLNPGDTITVLRRDRTIIMRTPFDLDVIGKNLAERPKWRADNLKEGTAYAGIGPVDPTPRLYVRSGSTNLFFVVVGKPLASILNLWHREVLRIGAVMMTLILFVVGTTLFLAREIGRRAEAEEKLEELATTDSLTGLKNRRKFDIEIDLEWRRAARNKTPVAVLMIDADHFKAYNDTYGHQAGDQVLVGIAICISDAVRRAGDCPARYGGEEFAVLLPGLSAVEAFTVAETIRLKVEQWAEDPNVTTVSVGVASMTPTAAIDWSYLIEAADKALYAAKANGRNQSVLAAIPQLALVA, from the coding sequence ATGCTGTTCGGACGGCAAAGCGATGTGGCCGGAAAGGGTTGGTTCAGGAGAGACTCCGGCCGCCGGCCCTGGCGATTGTCCGCGAAGCTGTTGATTGCGTCGTCGATTGCGACCGTGATCGGCTTCTCCACGATTTGCGCCAGCGTCATGCTCGACATGCGCCGCGGCGAGGAAGAGCTCGCGCGCCAGACTCTGGAAAATCTCGCAGCCGGCATCGATGCCGATATCAGCCGGAACATCGAACTGTATGACCTCTCGCTCCGCAACGTCGCCAGCAATCTGGTGATGCCGGAGATCATGGGCGTCAGCAGAGAGATCCAGCACCTGATCCTGTTCGATCATGCCGCCACCGCCAGACATTTCGGCGCAATCCAGGTATTCGACGCGCAGGGCAAGCTGACACACGATGCGGCAAGCCTCGATCCGGCGCCGGAGGATCGCAGCGACGAGGAGTATTTCCAGGTCCATCGCGGAACTCCCGATGCAGGCCTGTACATGAGCCGCCCGATGCTGCGCCGCGGCGCCTATTCGATCGTGCTCAGCCGGCGCATCAACGACACCGATGGTGGTTTTCTTGGCGTCGTCGTGGGCTCGATCCGTTTCACTTATTTCCATGACCTGTTCGGCCGGCTCACCCTCAACCCCGGCGATACGATCACCGTGTTGCGCCGCGATCGAACGATCATCATGCGGACGCCGTTTGACCTGGATGTCATCGGGAAGAACCTGGCGGAGCGGCCAAAATGGCGCGCGGACAATCTGAAGGAAGGCACCGCCTATGCCGGCATCGGGCCGGTCGATCCGACACCGCGGCTTTATGTTCGAAGCGGCAGCACGAACTTGTTCTTTGTCGTGGTCGGAAAGCCGCTGGCGAGCATCCTGAACCTTTGGCACCGGGAAGTGCTGCGGATCGGAGCGGTCATGATGACGCTGATCCTGTTCGTGGTCGGCACCACGCTGTTCCTCGCGCGTGAGATCGGCCGCCGCGCCGAGGCCGAAGAGAAACTCGAAGAGCTCGCGACGACGGACTCGCTGACGGGGCTGAAGAACCGGCGCAAATTCGATATCGAGATCGATCTGGAGTGGCGGAGAGCAGCGCGCAACAAGACCCCCGTCGCGGTGCTGATGATCGATGCCGACCATTTCAAAGCCTACAACGACACCTACGGGCATCAGGCCGGCGACCAGGTCCTGGTCGGCATTGCGATCTGCATTTCGGACGCGGTTCGGCGGGCCGGCGACTGCCCGGCGCGCTATGGCGGCGAAGAATTCGCGGTACTGCTGCCGGGCCTCTCGGCCGTGGAAGCGTTCACCGTCGCCGAAACCATCCGCCTGAAGGTCGAACAATGGGCGGAAGATCCCAATGTCACGACGGTCAGCGTCGGCGTGGCGAGCATGACGCCCACGGCAGCCATCGACTGGTCCTATCTCATCGAAGCGGCCGACAAGGCGCTTTACGCGGCCAAGGCCAACGGCCGTAATCAGTCCGTGCTCGCCGCGATCCCGCAGCTCGCGCTGGTGGCGTGA
- a CDS encoding SDR family NAD(P)-dependent oxidoreductase, translating to MSDFRRLSRSVKGLTVLVTGAASGMGRATALVFAADGANVAVTDISAEATQAVASEIAASGGAAKAWTLDVADRYNITAVVNEVAAHFGGIDIVVNNAGISVRVAIDDEGYDEAWAKGLAVMLTAHQRIIRAALPYLRKSKSPRIVNIASTEALGATALHSPYSAAKAGVVGLTRSLAVELGRDGITVNCICPGPILTGMTARIAAEHKAIYAKRRTALGRYGDPEEVAHMTLSLCLPAASFLTGAVIPVDGGLMARNG from the coding sequence ATGTCAGATTTCAGACGGCTTAGCCGCTCGGTCAAAGGCCTGACCGTCCTCGTCACCGGCGCCGCCAGCGGCATGGGCCGCGCCACCGCGCTTGTGTTCGCCGCCGATGGCGCCAACGTCGCCGTCACCGACATCAGCGCCGAGGCCACGCAGGCCGTGGCCAGCGAGATCGCGGCAAGCGGCGGCGCGGCAAAGGCGTGGACCCTCGACGTCGCCGACCGCTACAACATCACCGCCGTCGTCAACGAGGTCGCGGCGCATTTCGGCGGAATCGATATCGTCGTCAACAATGCCGGCATCTCGGTGCGCGTCGCGATCGACGACGAGGGCTATGACGAGGCCTGGGCCAAAGGGTTGGCGGTGATGCTGACCGCGCATCAGCGCATCATCCGCGCCGCGTTGCCTTACCTGCGCAAATCGAAATCGCCGCGGATCGTCAATATCGCCTCCACCGAAGCGCTCGGCGCCACCGCGCTGCACAGCCCCTACTCCGCCGCCAAGGCCGGCGTCGTCGGCCTGACGCGTTCGCTTGCGGTCGAGCTCGGCCGCGACGGCATCACGGTGAACTGCATCTGCCCGGGGCCGATCCTTACCGGCATGACCGCCCGGATCGCCGCCGAGCACAAGGCAATCTACGCCAAGCGCCGCACCGCCCTCGGCCGCTACGGCGACCCCGAAGAGGTGGCGCACATGACGCTGAGCCTGTGCCTGCCGGCGGCCTCGTTCCTGACCGGCGCCGTCATCCCCGTCGACGGCGGGCTGATGGCGCGCAATGGTTGA
- a CDS encoding GNAT family N-acetyltransferase, which yields MADIPPLQIRRLETSDAALYRDIRLEALERNPEAFASTFERENAQPLSWFEAVVGRADIFGAFLDGALVGIAGYAAQDGSKQAHKGLLWGMYVRVAARNLDLGKRLVAAVLDHAHGRVEMVQLTVVNENKAACRLYGAMGFVEYGFEKRALKQDGRYFDEVLMVKFLDEDLS from the coding sequence GTGGCCGATATTCCCCCTCTGCAGATTCGTCGCCTCGAGACTTCAGACGCCGCCCTCTACAGGGACATCCGGCTGGAGGCGCTGGAAAGAAATCCCGAGGCTTTCGCCAGCACGTTCGAGAGAGAAAACGCGCAACCGCTGTCGTGGTTCGAAGCGGTCGTTGGCCGCGCAGATATCTTCGGCGCATTCCTTGATGGGGCGCTCGTTGGAATAGCCGGATATGCCGCGCAGGATGGTTCGAAGCAGGCGCATAAAGGGCTGCTTTGGGGCATGTATGTTCGAGTTGCTGCGCGAAATCTGGATCTTGGAAAAAGACTTGTCGCCGCTGTGCTCGACCATGCACACGGGCGCGTTGAGATGGTTCAGCTGACTGTGGTGAACGAGAACAAGGCTGCGTGCCGGCTTTACGGCGCCATGGGCTTTGTCGAATACGGCTTTGAAAAGCGAGCCCTCAAGCAGGACGGCCGATATTTCGACGAGGTTCTGATGGTCAAATTCCTCGACGAAGACTTGAGTTAA
- a CDS encoding SDR family oxidoreductase, with the protein MNELDFSGKQVLVVGGSSGIGNGIAQAFRAKGARVAVCGTRANPADYFAGEGSDLQGLEYSQLDVSNAQAIEAFKPSFEKLDVLVLAQGAVIYRRGEFEMDGFRKVLEVNLMSLMACATKFHAMLSASQGSLIIVSSTAAYHSTMGNPAYNASKTGAVGLTRTLGEAWAENGIRVNGIAPGLVDTKMTKATTSNPKRLEGALERIPLKRLGTPADMAGAALFLASPLSSYIIGQTIVVDGGLIL; encoded by the coding sequence ATGAACGAACTGGATTTCAGCGGCAAACAGGTGCTGGTGGTCGGCGGCTCCAGTGGCATCGGTAACGGCATCGCGCAGGCCTTCCGCGCCAAGGGCGCGCGCGTCGCCGTTTGCGGCACCCGCGCGAACCCTGCCGATTACTTCGCCGGCGAAGGATCGGACCTCCAGGGCCTCGAATATTCGCAGCTCGACGTCAGCAACGCTCAAGCCATTGAAGCCTTCAAGCCGTCCTTCGAAAAGCTCGACGTGCTGGTGCTGGCGCAAGGCGCGGTGATCTATCGCCGCGGCGAATTCGAGATGGATGGCTTTCGAAAAGTGCTGGAAGTCAACCTGATGAGCCTGATGGCGTGCGCGACCAAATTCCACGCGATGCTGAGCGCGAGCCAGGGTTCGCTGATCATCGTCAGTTCGACCGCCGCCTATCATTCCACCATGGGCAACCCGGCCTATAACGCCTCGAAGACCGGCGCGGTGGGCTTGACGCGCACGCTCGGCGAGGCGTGGGCCGAGAATGGCATCCGCGTCAACGGCATCGCGCCCGGCCTGGTCGACACCAAGATGACCAAGGCGACGACGTCAAATCCGAAGCGCCTCGAAGGCGCGCTGGAGCGGATCCCGCTGAAGCGGCTCGGTACGCCGGCCGACATGGCCGGTGCGGCGCTGTTCCTGGCCTCACCGCTTTCGTCCTACATCATCGGCCAGACCATCGTGGTCGATGGCGGGCTTATACTTTGA
- a CDS encoding lytic murein transglycosylase, with amino-acid sequence MTNRAGAIIIAAALVCSSHAVFVSPSQAQSQPQSSGNGVSNFFGNIFSGPKSGPAPQAAPGPDGGPPPWSGEDGASGHPLMTASAIREAAANFQNCVASMWPDAARRNITQQNFERFTAGLAPDLRIMDLMDSQPEFTKAIWDYLDILVNDNRLAKGREILEKYKPQFDAVEKAYGVDRYAIASIWGIESNYSTQMGDRNVVQSTATLACVGRRQAYFKDEFLTALEILNRGDLRPEQMRGSWAGAFGPTQFMPTAFKRYAVDADGDGRRDVVDNAADLIASTANNLKKDGWQTGRSWGYEVVLPEGFNFMLADKAKAMTIAQWQSQGMKRADGKPFPDTTEKAYLLAPAGTQGPGFLMLQNFRVIMKYNPAEAYALAIGHFADRLRGGPAFVQPWPRQERVLSRTERLELQQLLAQRGFYKGTPDGQFGGQTREALRGFQASIGAPADGFASSDVLERLRGR; translated from the coding sequence ATGACTAATCGAGCCGGCGCGATCATAATCGCGGCGGCGCTGGTGTGTTCCAGCCATGCCGTTTTTGTCAGCCCGTCCCAAGCTCAATCTCAACCCCAATCCTCCGGCAACGGGGTTTCGAACTTTTTCGGCAACATCTTCTCCGGTCCTAAATCCGGCCCGGCGCCGCAGGCCGCGCCCGGTCCCGACGGCGGTCCGCCGCCCTGGAGCGGCGAGGACGGCGCCTCCGGCCATCCGCTGATGACCGCCTCCGCCATCCGGGAAGCGGCGGCGAATTTTCAAAATTGCGTCGCCTCGATGTGGCCTGATGCCGCACGGCGCAACATCACCCAGCAGAATTTCGAGCGCTTCACCGCAGGTCTCGCGCCTGATTTGCGCATCATGGACCTGATGGATTCGCAGCCCGAATTCACCAAGGCGATCTGGGACTATCTCGACATCCTCGTGAACGACAACCGCCTCGCCAAGGGCCGCGAGATCCTCGAGAAATACAAGCCGCAGTTCGACGCGGTGGAGAAGGCCTATGGCGTCGACCGCTACGCGATCGCCTCGATCTGGGGCATCGAATCCAACTACTCGACGCAGATGGGCGACCGCAACGTGGTGCAGTCGACGGCGACGCTGGCCTGCGTCGGCCGCCGCCAGGCCTATTTCAAGGACGAATTCCTCACCGCGCTGGAAATCCTTAACCGCGGCGATCTGCGTCCCGAACAGATGCGCGGCTCCTGGGCCGGCGCGTTCGGGCCGACGCAGTTCATGCCGACCGCCTTCAAGCGCTATGCCGTGGACGCCGACGGCGACGGCCGCCGCGACGTGGTCGACAACGCTGCCGATTTGATCGCCTCCACCGCCAACAACCTCAAGAAGGACGGCTGGCAGACCGGGCGGAGCTGGGGCTACGAGGTGGTGCTGCCGGAGGGTTTTAATTTCATGCTGGCGGACAAGGCCAAGGCGATGACGATCGCGCAGTGGCAGAGCCAGGGAATGAAGCGGGCCGACGGCAAGCCGTTCCCTGACACCACGGAAAAGGCCTACCTGCTGGCGCCTGCCGGCACGCAGGGGCCCGGCTTCCTGATGCTGCAGAATTTCCGGGTGATCATGAAATACAACCCGGCGGAGGCCTATGCGCTGGCGATCGGCCATTTTGCCGACCGCCTGCGCGGCGGACCCGCCTTCGTGCAGCCTTGGCCGCGGCAGGAACGGGTGCTGTCGCGCACGGAACGGCTGGAACTGCAGCAGCTCCTGGCCCAGCGCGGCTTCTACAAGGGCACGCCGGACGGCCAGTTTGGCGGCCAGACGCGGGAGGCGCTGCGCGGCTTCCAGGCCTCGATCGGGGCGCCGGCGGACGGATTCGCCTCCTCCGACGTGCTGGAGCGGCTGCGGGGGCGGTAA
- a CDS encoding UTP--glucose-1-phosphate uridylyltransferase: MKIRKAVFPVAGLGTRVLPATKAMPKEMLTIVDKPLIQYVFDEAKEAGIEHFVFVTGRNKGVIEDHFDRMFELDTTLAARGNKKAEQDILARDQPEAGATSFTRQQAPLGLGHAVWCARDIVGDEPFAVVLPDELVLNAPGCLKQMIEAAAKLGGKSNLLAVEAVPDDLAHQYGICGVGKRLAKNMFEVDGMVEKPPKGTAPSNLSITGRYILQPEIFKILETQERGAGNEIQLTDAMKTLARTQKFYGVEFEGERHDCGSKSGFLRANIAYGMARDDLRDGLREEMKKYLEK, encoded by the coding sequence ATGAAAATCCGCAAAGCCGTCTTCCCGGTCGCCGGTCTCGGCACCCGCGTCCTGCCCGCCACCAAGGCGATGCCGAAGGAAATGCTGACCATCGTCGACAAGCCGCTGATTCAGTACGTGTTCGACGAAGCCAAGGAAGCGGGGATTGAGCATTTCGTCTTCGTCACCGGGCGCAACAAGGGCGTGATCGAGGATCATTTCGACCGGATGTTCGAGCTCGACACCACGCTGGCTGCGCGCGGCAACAAGAAGGCCGAGCAGGACATTTTGGCGCGCGACCAGCCCGAAGCCGGCGCCACGAGTTTCACCCGCCAGCAGGCGCCGCTCGGCCTCGGGCACGCGGTCTGGTGCGCGCGCGACATCGTCGGTGACGAGCCGTTCGCGGTGGTGCTGCCGGACGAACTGGTGCTGAATGCGCCCGGTTGCCTAAAGCAGATGATCGAGGCTGCCGCCAAGCTCGGCGGCAAGTCCAACCTGCTCGCGGTGGAGGCGGTGCCTGACGATCTCGCGCACCAATACGGCATCTGCGGCGTCGGCAAGCGCCTCGCCAAAAACATGTTCGAGGTCGACGGCATGGTGGAGAAGCCGCCAAAGGGCACCGCGCCGTCAAACCTGTCGATCACCGGGCGCTACATCCTGCAGCCGGAAATCTTCAAGATCCTGGAAACCCAGGAGCGCGGTGCGGGCAACGAGATCCAGCTCACCGATGCGATGAAAACCCTTGCCAGGACGCAAAAGTTCTACGGCGTGGAGTTCGAGGGTGAGCGGCACGATTGCGGCTCGAAATCCGGCTTCCTGCGCGCCAACATCGCCTACGGCATGGCGCGCGACGACCTGCGCGACGGCCTGCGCGAGGAGATGAAGAAGTATCTGGAGAAGTGA